The sequence CGGATACCACACCTTTTTACTTAAATATGCATCAGCGATTGTTAACCAGAAGTATGCAGCATATTATTTCTGGTGCCTTAACCCTGGCGAATATGCAGCAGTACACATACGAATTGAGAGGAAGAATACTTATAAATGCAATAGAAAATGTTGTGTGTATATTAAAGCTGTAATCCACCCTCAAACTGAGATGTCTTTCATAAGTGGCTGTTATGACAACAATGATTGCTTAAATCATTTCAGCATCAAAGGTCATTGAGCTTTTTCTATCTCAAGGATATGCAAGTATGTTTTGAGTAGAaaataattagggtttctgatgTGAGAACAGCATTGAATCTGTACGAAGGATATGGATGAAATGTTGAGATATATAAATTAAGACTTCTGTGTGACCATATGACAGAAAAGCTTAAGTAATTACGACCAAGTTTAGGCTGTTCACCTGTCCAGGCCCTATGTGAGACTAATACCAGAATCTTAAGGCTGTACATGATTCACTAGGCTGACTCGACCTTATACGGGCggataaaacaaaaataacaaagcaAACTCTTAAGAATTCAAACTAATAAGCTACAGACTAAATGAGAATAACAAGGGTGCcttgcagaaaaaaaaaaatattagcacGAACTACAGATACAACAAACTATTTCTCACCCTTTGTATTGTTCCTCTTAGTGAAGCCAGCTCCAGCTCATCAAGCGGTAAATGTTTCACCTACAACATTACAGCGTGAGAAACAAGTGAACAGCATAACCGAAACTACTCAAAAAAACTAAGACCACTAGTGGAATGAAGTTAGGTACCTCAACATTAGCTGAATATTGAGGTTGATAGCAGACATTGGCTTTAAGTTGACCCTTTTGAATAGCAAGGGACAACATTGTTCCTTTTTGCAAGTTCTCTTCCTTAGATGTAGTGAGTAAAGGACCAACAATCTCCACTGCCAAGCTCTCGTCAGGCCTCCCTGTGGCATCCAACTgcaaataagaaaacaaacataATAGACAATGAGATTTCGGTTAATGTGGAGTATCGCAAGAAATATGCTGAGCAAATAGTTGGATATGATTCGTGAGGAAAGTCTATACAAGCAACTCTAATGTGAAGGATACAGCTCTTATGTTAAATTAGTTCTGACTGTATAGAGGAAATATTCAAAGGGTGATCTAGTCGTTGGGTTGGCCATTGCAAAAATTTATGCTACATAGAAGTCTCAAATGCCAAGCTAGGAACTTTGTGAGTCCTAAATTAGGAAGTTCTCTGATAACTCAGATTGACCAGAAAAAAGAAAATGACTGACTAAATCCATAGTGGAAACTATTCTAGAAATTCTCACTAGCAAGTAGAGGTTCGTTAAGAAAATCTGCAATATAGTAACATATGCATTTTTCATGGTCGTAACTCGtaccttaatcttttcatgtgatatgCTCAAGGATCCAACCAATTGAGGTGCTATCATCAGCTGATTTAGCTTGATACCGGAGATGGAAACCTCCCCAACAAGACCAGTTTCCTCTGCATCGTCCATCATCTGAGTGCTTGTATTCTCATCACTTGCTGCCAGTTTAGTATTAGAAACACAGATGGGGACAACCTTTCCTTGAAATTTGATCCTTCCAGTAGCTTTCAAATTCATAGGCCTTGGAGAATCAAAAGTATAAGAGGACATCAAGCTGAAGAACTCAAAGCCACGCATACGGAAGTCCAGTTCAACTCCCTCAATAGTCAAGGGTACATCACTCTTAAAATCATCAGGTTTTCTGTCTAACCGGCTTTCTTCGGGGTAAGATGTTTGAACTTTCGTATATAAGTCGAAAGCAACTGATGACGAATTGACAGTAATGTGTTCATGGGAAATAATAATATCTCCACGTGCATCAGTGAAGGATCCTTCTGCTTTTGGGGCAGCCCACTTGATATCAAATCTCCTGGCATATCAAGTGTAGAATGTTAAGCCCGTTAAACTGAAGAAAACATCTAAAATTAAAATGGAAAAAATACGAGAAAGGATGAGAGAGATAGTCACGTCATAACTTTAAAAGAATCATAAATTGTCACATAGAACGAATCTTACGGTCTCAAAAGCGCCCCAGAAAGTTTGGTTTCTCCTTTTAGTTCCCCTATCTTGAGAGGCATCAGCTGAATTTCACCTGGTACATATCGATGCATAACTTTATCGAACGACAAATTTCCAGAAAAGTTCACGTCCATTGCCGTGTCATCGACTTCACCCTGAGCAAATGAAGATATCAGGAATATATATTACTTAATTTGACTTTTAGTCAGCCGAAAGGGTAACTGAACTGGAGGGAAGGAGGGGTGGGAGCGAGATTATCTTTTCACACAATGGCACTTCAAGGACACCAAGCAAAGAAGATAAAGAACCACGACATGTAGCAGAATTAGGCATTACCTCCGGACAGATCCATGCATTTCCAGCACCTCTAATTTCACCACCATCCAAAAGGGTGGCTCTGATTCCGTACAAGTCAGCAACCTGTAACCAGACAATAAgaatttttaaaataataaactggggagagagagagagagagagagagagagagagagagagagagaagagagagagagagttacaCAGTTATCGGTATTGAAAGTGAAATTTGCTGACACATATGTCAATGGAATACGGTCAAATGCTGCCACAGCACCAGCCTCTTTACTCCTCATCATAGCCTCAGATGCCTCGGATGATGGGAAGTCAGGAGCTGAGTAGTTTGTTTTTCTCGAAACAATCCCACTCCCCACAAATACAGGAGCATCTAAGGGGCCTTGGCAATTAAAGACCGCAGTTACTGAGCCTGCCAACTGCAGTAAACGTGATGGTAAATGAAATATACACAGATAGATAATTCATTCAGCTTGCTGTATCTATAAATTCTTTATACGATAGAGAGAACGATGGGTCATACAAAATGAAAGTTACTCCTGCCCGTGATAAGAATTTCTCAAGCAACTGTAGCAAGCTCAAGAAACATGGTCATCCACATGTATCCCAATAACAAGCATTTAACCATTTGTACAGGAATGTCAGAAGATATTAGCTCTTAACGCATGAAACAGCACGAGCAAATGGAAGATGGTCTGCTTAGAGTTTTATGTAGTAAATGTTCATTCACCAAACAATTGGCAGGTATATGTGACTTATCTAGGGACCAGAGTTATCATCATGAGAAGGTCAGGCACCAGAAAAAGGTAAACATACCGGAAACAACAAAGGCTTCATCTTGAAGGTCTTCATAAGAGCATTAACTTCAACGCTAGGGACCTGATAATCAGAACAGGAAAAAAATTGCATGTCAGATGAGCTCTGCTCTGACAAGAACATATAACGAAGAAATGATTCTCCATACATTGTAAGTTTCAGAGAGAAAATGTCCTCAGAAAATTTAAGAACACAAGTCCTGCTTCTAGACCAAGAGGCGGGATTAGGACTTTAAGAACATGAGAGGAAATTGGGTCATTATGTACTACttttaaacaaaagaaagtcagTAATTTCAGATTCCAATATGACACTCATGAAAAGTTTACAAGCAATACCTGACACATAAGATGAAACTCTCCATCGTCAGGATTAATTCCAAAATCTCCAGAAGCTTCCACAGGAACAGCGCCAAACCAACCCCTAGCATTGTGTAGAAATATTCGCTGACCACGAAAACATAAAATTGCTGCTAATTCCTGCACATAACCAAGTAAAGTTGTTTATAAGTAAATTCAAGTCTCTACTTGGATAAGATATCAACAAAAACAAGCACTTATGCTTTCCTCACTTCAGTTGAATCTgcaacctgcaaaaaaaaaaaaaaaaaaaaagaaaagaaaagggaaagaCTAAGAGGAAGGGGGAGAAGTACATATTTCGTGTATCCTATATGCTTTATTAAGACAGATGAGAGGGACTGCGCAATTATCAAATTCGTGTATCGTATATGCTTTATTAAGACAGATGAGAGGGACTGAGCAATTATCAAAGGTGGCCACCATAAAAAAGGGGAAGTAGAACAACTATCAAAGGTGGCCATCATATAAAAGTGAAAATAGTTGGCCAAGACTCGTCATCTTTAGAAGAACCATTGATCATAGGATCAGATAGGAAAGGTAAAAGAAGGGAGGACATGTAATACAACTTGCAGAGTTATCTCAAATTTACTCCACAGGTAGCTGAGAATCGTTTCAGTAGATCTCAAGGTCTTTACAAGTCGTTTGACTCATCAGTGCAGTGATCACATAACATTTAACATCTGTAGAACATCGAGATTCAAAACTCGTGATACATATCAATCATGCTTCGGTTGAATCAGATGAAGTACACAAATGACATCTAAATCAACACTGTTATAGAGTTTTTAACAACGTCAGTTTTTCATCAACAAATGCTCAAATAATATATGAACACCAACCTACATCAACActgttatagagtttttcatcaACAAATGCTGAAATATAATATGAACATCAACTGCTTCAAAAATAGAAATCCAGGGGGTAAAGAAAATAGAATGAGAGTTAGAACTTACTGAAAAACATGAAGGAGCATCGAAAATCTGAAATCCCAGCCCCTTCACGTCAAGCTGACCATGAATATTGGGAAAAGTCTCCCCTCTTGACATGCAAACGTGAACCTGTGTAAATTTTAGACAACTGAAGTTCAAGTAACAAAACCGTGGGGAACAAACAGTACGCATTTAAGTCAGACAACAAACAACCCTTATTACAGAAAGTATTTTATGATCCAAGAAAACTTGGGTCCCAGAAATTGCCAACATCTTGCACTATCACTTTTTTTACCATAATACAAGTCATTAACTCAAGAAATGATGGCACTGAAAGGATGAAATATACTCATAGTAATATACATAACAAACTACCCACCTAAGCCTTGTAGACAAGATAAGAGATCACAAGCACTAATGGTAACCATCTAAATACATAGAAATTCATAGATCTGATATCACTAAGAGTCTAACACAGTAGTGTTTCGGGTTTGCTCCACCTTACCCCAACTACCCTTCTGGAGTGTTCTATTATTACCCTATTTCACCCTTAAAACTCTATTTGTAAGATTGTCATCCGTCGTAATGATGGAACAGGCGTTCCGTGATGGACACATAATTAGGAtgatttttatgttgttgtttcAGGTGGCCAAAATGACTTGGAAAGCATAATCAAGGCGCTAGCTATCAAACTAATTTTCCAGTATACACTCAAATTAAAAACCATCAAGGAAAAAAGaaacgaaaagaaaagaaaaattattatagACATGGGGAACGGCTTTAGGATTGCCTACCTAGCCTGGTTTGTTATTTCAAACAAACACCAGGATTCATTCCTGCACAGTCACATTCCAGAAGCCAAATAATCACTAGCTTAATGTTGGATTAGTGACATGATGACACCGATGACTACACAGGAATACAGATTTAAAATAACTTTTATGGAAACTAATTGAGTTGGATTGAAGTTGGAGAAGCACCTCACCACTAGCTCTTCCTTCAGACCACGTGATTGGAATATCTAAAAGTCTTTCAAAAAGCTGCAAATAAATAGAAAACCTAGAAGTTAACACCAAACAATCTATTCCATTGCAAACTTTTTAACTTTAATACTAAAACCCAACAACTTCGACCTCTTAGAAATTACTTTTTTCCAAGAAAGTTGATAAAAGACCAAGACATCAGTAAGTACCTTACCGGAACAAATAGGTCTGCGATCTTCAAATTGACATGCCATTTATCTTCAACGGTGTCAACAAACACGTTTACAGCCAGAGACCCACCATCTTCGGATGTTGTAACTGATCTCCACTCCTTACAGTTCCCACTCACCTGTACATGCACACGACCATAGTGATTCTGAAATTTCACATGTCCGCTGGCATTCTCCATCTCCCTATCAACGAATGTAGAAAATCACACATTAGATAAATAGGCAGTTACATCAGTATTACATACAGAATCAGAAGATCACATTAAATAGATTAAAGTAAAGACCATATCCAGATCAGCCGGAAGTATTCTATGATCCTTAACCTTCgtgtatttcaaaaaaaaaaacctcactcatccaaaagaaaaagaaagacccCTCCAAGAGGTGCCAAAAATCCAGAAATAGGTATACACATTATAACCCGCTGCTCCAAATTTAAGGACCAATGGAGCCGGATGCATTAACACCAAAGATAACATGTAAACTGGAGTAAACAGTACTGCACAACCTAAGATATTGCAACAGGAGTCTCCTCCAAGCTGTTATCATGTTGGTATTATTGAAGCCGTAGGCACTTTTCTAagtcaacaaaaacaaaaatactagACCATACTAGAAACATTTGTAGTTGCAGTTATCTCACCTAGGCTCGCGGTCCCCATATCCTAGTAGCATTAGTGTTCCTCCTGAAAAATGGACAGAATCCAGCGTAATTGGAAGCATCTTCTCAATGCCCACAGGCTGGATCTCTTCTACTCCTTCAGTAAGCTCGGCAACAAGGTCATCAAGTTTTAGATTCACACATGACTTCAGCTTCTGCATTTGACATCCTAAATAACTAGATGATAGTTCTCCAAAATCCTTCGAAAAGGAGGGAAATCCTGATTTCAGGCTCAAGGGCCAAATGGGAACCCAACGGTTTGTCAATACCCAGGGGCCAAGCTTTACAGAACTTGCGGCCAGGAATGAATATCTGTTGTGGCCGTCGGATCTTTCTTCAACAGACCCCAGTTTCTGCAAACCTTTGGACCTGATTCTAGAGTTGAAATGACTATCCTCATTGTCAAATATTCTCGGCACCCCATCAGTTACATCATAACTAGGTGTTTTCTCTGCTTCGGCAGAAGTGCTACTCCCAGGGATATGTTCATTAGATGATTTTAATGTACTGTGTTTTCCAATACTTAGAGATGGGTCAGTTGTACAGCTGAGATTATCAGTTTGGGCCTTATTTGTTGTATCACTAGTATTGCTTGCATAACCATGATCATCCTGCATATTTTTAAATAAACCGTTCTTTCCATCCGGTTTAGAAAACTCAGCAGTTATTCCAGAGTTTCCTGACTTGCTATGTTTTTCCATCTTCGTGACAACTGGTTCATGCTCATTTGCTGTCTTTTTGTTTGAATCACTTGCATCCCCACCTTTCGACACAATTGCTTCAAGTTCGACAGCATCCCTGCTTCCAGATGAAGGTGCTCCTCCCAACTGAGAAGGGTCACTGGATTTCCTACCATCTATACCCTGGAAATGTGCAACTGCAGCTACAGCACTATGCTCAAGATTTCTTTTTTTAGCTAAAAAACAAGCCTTGGAGATATCTTTCTGATGACCCTTCCTTTTGAATCTGCGCCTTAAAGGAGCGGCTATGATTCGAGACCATAATTTGAGCCCCGACCCAGGTAGTTCAACTCCAAGTGATTTTTCCAAATCCCCATGTTTCAAGCTATACTCAACACCTGGATCCATGGAATTATGATCCCTCCTATGCAACCGTTCATCCACGCAAAAAAATGAATTCGAGCTTGTCATATCATCAAATTGAACAACACCCTCCTTGGAAACCTCACCAGCTGACGAACCAGAAGCATGTTCCGGAACAATATACCCCATCTGTGCAGCTTCCTTCGCTGCAGTTTTCCTTTCAGAGGCCCAACTAACAGCGGCTCCCTCTCTAGCAATTCTCCTGGTTTTGGTCCGATAATCAATCCCTTCTTCAGCTGAAGAGTGCCTATTGAACACACCATCTGACGAGGGGATCCCTAACCAAGTAAAATCTTCCTTCTGTACAACCAATATATTCGGCCGCGACAAAACTGCGTCAATCACAATCTTCCCTTTCCTAAGACTATCAAATGGACGAACACGAATTTTAATAGTAGGCACTTCACCACAGGAGAACTCTTCATGATGCGGTCCAATCGAACAAGATTCCAACGTAATACCCAAAGGTGAAATCCTCTTCACCTTACCAAAATCAATCTTACGTTCAAGATACTCACTCAGCACTAGACATACAGAAGGCAATAACTTGGCTTCAACTACACTCTTAGCTTTTAACTGACCATACCATACCAACGTTCCAATAGCAGAAATCACCGCAACAAAAATAGAACATCTAATCAAAACCAACCCTTCATTCCATAACGGAACTAATGATTTAACTAGAGCTTTACTTCGTGAGAATCGTTCTTCTATACAGTTCATTTTCAACCTATCCCTCAATTTCTCCCCTGATATAAACTTATTATAGTTTCCCCAACCAAAATGTGAAAACAAAGGCCCTTGTCCTTGCCCTTTACCATGACCCTTGTTGTCATGGTCTTGCTTTGCACATTTATACTTAGGGAAAGAAGAAGACCTAGTTCCTGTCTTACCTCCAAATGATGAATTCTTGTTGGTTTTTCCATTCAAGGTGAACCCTAAAAATGGAGTGTGCAAATATTTGGTGCTCATTATATTTGGGGACCGAGAAAATGATTCTCAGACCCCTAAATTCACACAAATTATATGAGTTGGGATAGTAATTTCATACCTTTAGTTAATGAATCCACCATTCTGAACCCTAAATCTGTAAGATATATATTTGGGGAATTTCTGAAGAGAATAACTGATTCTAGGGATTGCTTGCTTGCTTGGCTCTCTCtactcttctttttctctttttcttctttcgaAGTACTACAGAGAGGGAGACGGagagaaatatttttgttttgtttaaatGGCTTCTTTGAGAAATATAAGGATCCGAAAAATTTGCCGAAAGTATGCGTTATCTGGTTCGTAGTGTACCCAGTGAAAGAGTCCAATTTGCGGACTAGTCATGCTACTGACACAGTGACACTAGTCTAGTTCTAGTAGGGAAGCATCCATGGGCCGCTATAACCAGTGAGCACCGGGATAACTTTGAGGTGTGATGGGGGATCTCGTGAActtgagtttggttttggataACTTGGAGCGTTTACGCGACATTTCAATTTAGCTTGTTGAAGAGGATATAGACTTGTTTGCTTCGTGCAACTTAGATTTCggtaattttattttgttatccGAAGAGATGGGTACTTGGAGCAAGTCTGATGGCCGGTGGAAGAACTTTATTTTCTAAGTATTGATGTCATCGTAATACGGTGGTAAAGTCGTTGAGTAATGATGATATTAATGAtttgagtttgaaactcgtcaATACCAACTTCTTTATCGAGCTGGAAAGAAAAGTTACATGTCACCTCCCACCATTTGAAATATATCATAGAAATGCAAGTCTTTCCAAAACGTGAACAAGATTGATGCTCAATGTCGAGAGGATTGTCGTTTTATCTTTGGCCCACGAGATCAACTGACACAAAAGGACAGTCCTATTTGTAAACAATATCAACCATAAGATTGAGCATCAATCCTTTTAACTTCGAGAGTCATTTCATTGAACCTTGGAATATGGCTTGGTAAAAGTATGGATGAtaccaacttggaagccattagatatGACATTCCATATTTTTTCCGAACGTAGAATAGCTTGGATTCCATTACTAGACATGCCCTTACAAAACACAAGGACCTTGACCTTTCTGCTTCATCACTAGACATGCCCTTACAAAACACAAAGACTGTGACCTTTCTGCTTTATTCCACAAGAAATGTTGATCTAAAGGAGTgttgattcacgtgcgtgactctagaagtcgaaggcgcatggatactaaggaaattaagtagctaggggtagtctacttggtctcaactatatgaagttggcattagattttgtatagcagcttaattctgagagtatacaaaactggactaagtcccggggtttttctacatttgcggtttcctcgtttacaaaatcttgtattgtgttatttactttacttctgcattataattgtttttatattataataaagtaaatacacttgtgttGTTGTGCGTTAATcataatcacttgatattgatcatatgGTGTATCGGTTTAAAACTGTacatattatcaagtgaacactttgtcgttgtattgtctcgatctcgtatccatagacgattacacaaaGTGTATACcatagttgttgtattgtctcgactttgttcatagacaatcacacttggtaaaggacttataggttgatattcgaaaggttatggtgtatttgggtaccttcatcttttcaattggtatcagagcaggctaacacgaaaagatctaacaatatgtgtttggtgcgatccaacctataagaattgaatctatggcTGATTCAGATAGCGTACTATCAAGAATAAAAGTTCTACAACACAATTTATTTGGTGTAGAATCAAGTTGTTATGTGTTATTTAAGATGTTAAAAGAACGAGTTGAACAAAACTAGTCATTGGCTGAAAATATTACCAATATCTTGGTTGATAAAGGACTAGTCAAGCAACCGTTGAAACTTCACAAAAAGGAATCTCATCAAAGTTCAACTCTATAAAACCAAATAATAAGGGATTTTACATAGAATATCTTCAAAAAACGTG comes from Papaver somniferum cultivar HN1 chromosome 7, ASM357369v1, whole genome shotgun sequence and encodes:
- the LOC113299732 gene encoding uncharacterized protein LOC113299732 codes for the protein MSTKYLHTPFLGFTLNGKTNKNSSFGGKTGTRSSSFPKYKCAKQDHDNKGHGKGQGQGPLFSHFGWGNYNKFISGEKLRDRLKMNCIEERFSRSKALVKSLVPLWNEGLVLIRCSIFVAVISAIGTLVWYGQLKAKSVVEAKLLPSVCLVLSEYLERKIDFGKVKRISPLGITLESCSIGPHHEEFSCGEVPTIKIRVRPFDSLRKGKIVIDAVLSRPNILVVQKEDFTWLGIPSSDGVFNRHSSAEEGIDYRTKTRRIAREGAAVSWASERKTAAKEAAQMGYIVPEHASGSSAGEVSKEGVVQFDDMTSSNSFFCVDERLHRRDHNSMDPGVEYSLKHGDLEKSLGVELPGSGLKLWSRIIAAPLRRRFKRKGHQKDISKACFLAKKRNLEHSAVAAVAHFQGIDGRKSSDPSQLGGAPSSGSRDAVELEAIVSKGGDASDSNKKTANEHEPVVTKMEKHSKSGNSGITAEFSKPDGKNGLFKNMQDDHGYASNTSDTTNKAQTDNLSCTTDPSLSIGKHSTLKSSNEHIPGSSTSAEAEKTPSYDVTDGVPRIFDNEDSHFNSRIRSKGLQKLGSVEERSDGHNRYSFLAASSVKLGPWVLTNRWVPIWPLSLKSGFPSFSKDFGELSSSYLGCQMQKLKSCVNLKLDDLVAELTEGVEEIQPVGIEKMLPITLDSVHFSGGTLMLLGYGDREPREMENASGHVKFQNHYGRVHVQVSGNCKEWRSVTTSEDGGSLAVNVFVDTVEDKWHVNLKIADLFVPLFERLLDIPITWSEGRASGEVHVCMSRGETFPNIHGQLDVKGLGFQIFDAPSCFSELAAILCFRGQRIFLHNARGWFGAVPVEASGDFGINPDDGEFHLMCQVPSVEVNALMKTFKMKPLLFPLAGSVTAVFNCQGPLDAPVFVGSGIVSRKTNYSAPDFPSSEASEAMMRSKEAGAVAAFDRIPLTYVSANFTFNTDNCVADLYGIRATLLDGGEIRGAGNAWICPEGEVDDTAMDVNFSGNLSFDKVMHRYVPGEIQLMPLKIGELKGETKLSGALLRPRFDIKWAAPKAEGSFTDARGDIIISHEHITVNSSSVAFDLYTKVQTSYPEESRLDRKPDDFKSDVPLTIEGVELDFRMRGFEFFSLMSSYTFDSPRPMNLKATGRIKFQGKVVPICVSNTKLAASDENTSTQMMDDAEETGLVGEVSISGIKLNQLMIAPQLVGSLSISHEKIKLDATGRPDESLAVEIVGPLLTTSKEENLQKGTMLSLAIQKGQLKANVCYQPQYSANVEVKHLPLDELELASLRGTIQRAEIQLNFQKRRGHGMLSVLRPKFSGLLGEAFDVAARWSGDVITIEKTVLEQANSRYELQGEYVLPGRDRHPTGKERSGLWERAMAGHLGSVISSMGRWRMRLEVPGAEASEMLPLARLLSRSTDPAVLSRSKDFFIRNLQSVGLNAGSLRDLLELVRIDHAPLDEVILEDISLPGLAELNGHWRGCLDASGGGNGDTMADFDFSGEDWEWGTYKTQKVLAVGAYSNNDGLRLEKMFIQRDNATVHADGTLLGPKSNLHFAVLNFPVGLVPTLVQVIESSATDALHSLRQLITPIKGILHMEGDLRGSIAKPECDVQVRLLDGAIGGIDLGRAEVVASLTSTSRFLFKANIEPVIQSGHVHVQGSIPITSIQSNMLEEEDKEIDKGAIWTPGWAKEKESVDEISEKKSSEGWDIQLAESLKGLNWNILDAGEVRVDADIKDGGMMLLTALCPHAKWLHGNADIMIQVRGTIEQPVLDGSASFHRASVLSPVLRKPLTNFGGTVHVNSNKLCISSLEGRVSRRGKLLVKGNLPLRTSEALPSDKIDLKCEVLEVLAKNILSCQVDSQMQVSGSILQPNICGMVKLSHGETYLPHDKGSGTAAINRLNSNQSSLSTGGQSRMTASGYVSRFFSLEPAASQAKSPPPSGEQVEDEEKMEQANGKPRFDIRLTDLKLVLGPELRIVYPLILNFAASGEVELNGVAHPKGIKPKGILTFDNGDVNLVATQMRLKKEHVNIAKFEPDLGLDPILDFALVGSEWQLRIQGRASNWQDNLVVTSTRSVEQDVLSPTEAARVFESQLAESILEGDGKLAFKKLATATLETLMPRIEGKGEFGQARWRLAYAPQIPSLLSLNPTGDPLKSLANNMFSGAEVEIHLGKRLQASMVRQIKDSEMATQWTLTYQLTSRLRVLLQSAPSKRLLFEYSATSQN